ATTCGAGAGGATTACTTGCGAATTCTGCGCTACTTTCGTTTTCACGCGATCTACGGCGATCCTACTGCGGGTATGGACCCTGATGCGCTGGCTGCGATTGCGGCCAACACAGACGGGCTATCGACGCTTTCAAAAGAGCGCGTGGGGTCGGAGATCAAAAAACTACTGAAAGCTCCTGATCCGGCACCTGCCGTCGCGGCAATGCGCTCGACGGGTGTTTTGCATGCAATTCTTCACGGCACTGACGATAAGGCGCTAGCTCCACTGGTGTATTTCGAGCAAATGCTCGATCTGTCGCCAGCTCCCATGCGTCGCCTTGCAAGCCTTGGGGGAGTTGGCATGACAGAAGCGTTGCGTCTTTCCAAACGCGAGTCCCGCGTCCTTCAGGACTTGCGGGAAGGCGTGGAGAACACCATGGGTCCCGCCGAGTTGGGCTATCGTCTCGGAGAAGAGGCGGGCGTTTCCATTCTTCTTTTGAGGGCGGCAATGCTTGAGTTGCCTTTCAACCCTGCAGGTCCGGCCGAGGTCGCGCGCGGAGCAGCTGCTGAGTTCCCCATCCGGCCAGCGGACCTAATGCCTGATCATGCCGGTCCAGCGCTGGGCAAGGCTCTCAAAACGCTGGAAGCGCGCTGGATCGAGTGCGGACTTACGGCGACAAAGTCAGAATTGCTTGCCCATTTGAAGGGCTGACGGCATCCGAGAATCGATACCGACGAAAAACCGATGTTTTGCCGACGCGATGCAGACAGCAAAATCCGGCACGCCCGAAGGCGGGGTTTTCTCACCAAACATTCACAGACTGTGCGATTGACAGGCCGATGACCTTGCGGCAGTCTGGCGTCACCTGAGTTGAAGGAGGGTGCAAGATGTATCGCGGAATCTGGTTGTCATAAGCACACCCTGACCGCACGCGCGCGGCCAGACGGTTCGTGCGCTCTCACATTTTGTCCACCCTTTTTGTTTGGGTTTCCCCATGTTCAAGTTTTTCGAAAACCTCGTTGACCCTTATTGCGACTACGTTGAAACCGACGAGCCGCCCCGCAGGCTTTGGCCTTTCCTTATGGATTACGCGCAGCCATTCAAGCGCGTATTCGTGTTGGCCGCGATCATGTCAGTCGT
The DNA window shown above is from Shimia isoporae and carries:
- a CDS encoding CCA tRNA nucleotidyltransferase is translated as MKVTGDWLTNPATQKVCKALTEAGHRALFVGGCVRNALLQAPVNDIDISTDALPEQVIALSKAAGLNAVPTGIEHGTITVISSHIPHEVTTFRHDIETDGRRAVVAFSQNVEDDARRRDFTMNAIYAEPDGTVVDPLGGMEDLKARRLRFIDAAEDRIREDYLRILRYFRFHAIYGDPTAGMDPDALAAIAANTDGLSTLSKERVGSEIKKLLKAPDPAPAVAAMRSTGVLHAILHGTDDKALAPLVYFEQMLDLSPAPMRRLASLGGVGMTEALRLSKRESRVLQDLREGVENTMGPAELGYRLGEEAGVSILLLRAAMLELPFNPAGPAEVARGAAAEFPIRPADLMPDHAGPALGKALKTLEARWIECGLTATKSELLAHLKG